The Deltaproteobacteria bacterium genome includes a region encoding these proteins:
- a CDS encoding molybdopterin-dependent oxidoreductase, with the protein MTNSSETQTFFRSCNICEAMCGIVVKTEGGEIVSITGDRDDPFSKGHVCAKATALKELHSDPDRLRHPVRRKGRSFERVSWKEALDETGRRICATQKKHGRDAMGIYVGNPTAHLPGALLMGLPFIDSLKTRNRYSASSTDQLPLMMACHYLFGHQFMFPVPDIDRTDFFMILGGNPAVSNGSIMTAPGMVGRIGDIRQRGGRVVVVDPFRTKTAELADQHLFIKPGTDVLFLLSLIHVLFSEKLIRPGRLAAFTDGIERLAECAADFSPLKTEPFTGIAASDTAQLARDFAAAPTAVAYGRLGTCTQEFGVTTTWLILALNILTGNLDRPGGFMFPKPAVDLVKLTALVNETGHHGLWKTRVKGLAEFSGEAPISTLADEILTEGPGQIRAFFTIAGNPALSAPNGKLIEKALEKLDFMASFDTHINETTRHADIILPPASLFAHDHFDFVFQSFSVRNNVKYSPAIFPPEPDLLPNWRIFRELILRVEKNPAKRLAFSLAEPERILRFLVRFGHHGKGFSPLKKGLSLDEIKKHPHGLDLGPLTPALPERLYTSGKRINLAPPVFVKDIDRARSLTEFKLAELSSFDMLLIGRRNLSSNNSWFHNTERLHKGSNRCTAIINPEDARRLKIKSGDRVRVSSRSGAVELTAEVSAKVMPKVVSIPHGWGHHREGTRMKVAEAHAGVSANDITDNEVMDPVSGNAVYNGVPVRVEKI; encoded by the coding sequence ATGACAAATTCCTCCGAGACCCAAACCTTCTTCCGATCCTGCAACATCTGCGAGGCCATGTGCGGCATAGTGGTGAAGACGGAAGGCGGGGAGATAGTCTCCATAACGGGGGACAGGGACGACCCCTTCTCCAAGGGCCACGTGTGCGCCAAGGCCACGGCCTTGAAGGAGCTTCATTCAGACCCGGACCGCCTTCGGCATCCGGTGAGGCGCAAGGGGCGGAGTTTCGAGCGGGTTTCGTGGAAAGAGGCCCTGGACGAGACCGGGCGCAGGATTTGCGCCACCCAAAAAAAGCACGGCAGGGACGCAATGGGCATTTACGTGGGAAACCCCACGGCCCACCTTCCGGGCGCGCTATTGATGGGGCTTCCCTTCATCGATTCGCTAAAGACCCGCAACCGCTATTCGGCCTCGTCCACCGACCAGTTGCCCCTGATGATGGCCTGCCACTACCTTTTCGGCCACCAGTTCATGTTTCCGGTACCCGATATCGACCGCACGGATTTTTTCATGATCCTGGGAGGCAACCCGGCGGTGTCCAACGGTTCCATAATGACAGCCCCCGGCATGGTGGGGCGGATAGGCGACATAAGGCAGCGCGGGGGCCGGGTGGTGGTGGTTGACCCATTCAGGACCAAAACCGCCGAGTTGGCCGACCAGCACCTTTTCATAAAACCCGGAACCGACGTTTTGTTTCTGTTGTCCTTGATCCACGTGCTTTTTTCGGAGAAGCTCATAAGGCCCGGAAGGCTTGCGGCCTTCACGGACGGCATCGAAAGGCTCGCCGAATGCGCGGCGGATTTTTCCCCCTTAAAAACCGAACCCTTCACCGGAATAGCCGCCAGCGACACCGCGCAGCTTGCCAGGGACTTCGCCGCCGCCCCAACGGCCGTGGCTTATGGCCGCCTGGGAACCTGTACGCAGGAATTCGGGGTCACCACCACCTGGCTCATACTTGCGCTGAACATCCTTACGGGAAACCTGGACAGGCCGGGAGGCTTCATGTTCCCAAAGCCAGCCGTGGACCTGGTGAAACTGACGGCCCTTGTGAACGAGACCGGGCATCACGGCCTGTGGAAAACGAGGGTAAAGGGGCTTGCCGAATTTTCCGGCGAGGCTCCGATCTCCACTCTGGCGGATGAAATTTTGACCGAAGGCCCGGGCCAAATCAGGGCCTTTTTCACAATCGCCGGAAACCCCGCGCTTTCGGCCCCCAACGGAAAGCTCATCGAAAAGGCCCTGGAAAAACTCGATTTCATGGCATCCTTCGATACCCACATAAACGAGACCACAAGGCACGCCGACATCATCCTGCCGCCCGCAAGCCTTTTCGCCCACGATCATTTCGATTTCGTGTTCCAGTCATTTTCCGTGCGCAACAACGTGAAGTATTCCCCGGCCATCTTTCCGCCGGAGCCGGACCTTCTTCCCAACTGGCGGATATTCCGGGAGCTGATTCTGCGGGTGGAAAAGAACCCGGCCAAGAGGCTGGCCTTTTCCCTTGCGGAGCCGGAAAGGATTCTCCGTTTCCTGGTGCGTTTCGGCCATCACGGAAAGGGCTTTTCGCCCCTCAAAAAGGGCCTGTCGCTGGACGAGATCAAAAAGCACCCCCACGGCCTGGACTTAGGGCCGCTCACCCCCGCCCTGCCGGAAAGGCTCTACACAAGCGGCAAGCGCATCAATCTGGCTCCCCCCGTTTTCGTGAAGGACATAGACAGGGCGCGCTCGCTCACGGAGTTCAAACTTGCGGAGCTTTCGTCTTTCGACATGCTTCTGATCGGAAGAAGGAACCTTTCCTCCAACAACTCCTGGTTCCATAATACCGAGCGCCTTCACAAGGGCTCCAACAGATGCACGGCCATCATAAACCCCGAAGACGCGAGAAGGCTCAAGATCAAATCCGGGGACAGGGTGCGGGTGTCATCGAGGTCAGGGGCGGTGGAACTTACGGCCGAGGTATCGGCCAAGGTGATGCCCAAGGTTGTGAGCATCCCCCACGGCTGGGGCCATCACCGGGAGGGCACTCGAATGAAGGTGGCAGAGGCCCACGCCGGGGTCTCGGCCAACGACATCACCGATAACGAGGTCATGGACCCCGTGTCCGGCAACGCCGTTTACAACGGCGTGCCGGTCAGGGTGGAGAAAATCTGA